The sequence below is a genomic window from Macrotis lagotis isolate mMagLag1 chromosome 7, bilby.v1.9.chrom.fasta, whole genome shotgun sequence.
agattattttaggttttttttgttgttgttgttttttgtttttttgcaggtcaaacggggttaagtggcttgcccaaggccacacagctaggtaattattaagtatctgaggcggTGATGAGATTTTGAAAGGAAGTGTATTTCACAGAttcattgggaaaagaaaggtgCATAGTAATGATGGGAGTGGAAAATTAGTAAATAAAGCAGTAtagatatttgtaaaaatcataaaaaggagGGTTACTGTAAAGTTGTTCTAAGAATGGCAGGCATCACCTAGAATAATTTGCAGTTTGGagtttaaatgtaatttttttttttactatatttggctctctactttaaaaattcttattgatagtacaaattaatattataaatcaGATAACAGAGAATGttttaaatactttgaaaataataCTTATTTGCATGCAAACATTTGCTCCCTGATTGATTTGAGTAGTAAGTCTTCTAATGACCTCAACTAGGCAACAagtaatacataatatatgtaatagaaactaatgaaactttcttttaaaacatgTTCTGTAAGTGTTTCTACTAATTCAGAATATCTTTAATCAATTAGTGGTGTTTTCATCATACATTAATTTTCTTATATCTAAAGCAACATGATTATATCTAACCAACCTAAATATTAGTATATAAGACATCTTCCTCTGATGCACAATaaaatgttttgggtttttttttggaccagatctgtgatttcattggaatagaAAGATCCTAATGAAGAAGTTTCCTCTGTTGCAGCTAGGCAGCTGTAAAGAATAATGCATAGTCTAAAAACTCAAGTTATCCCAAAACATAGACTGGGTTCAGTGACTTCTCCATGATCACTAAGCCAATATGTATTAGAGCAGAAAATtgcctttgtaatttttttaactgattaagaaaaaaaaatcagtatccATTATTTCATTGTATGGTTAGATCTTGATGCATTGCTCTTAATTGCCAGGTAAAAGAGCCAAgttttctctttggaaaaattgCCAGAACTTCATCAGTGTTGaaagagtggatagagcactgaccctggaatcaggaggacccgagtttaaatctgacctcagacacttaataattgcctaactgtgtgactttgggcaagtcacttaaccctatcagTGCTGAATATTTAAATGGACCAGTTAGGGGTGGCAGTCAGGAGAAATAGTAGACAGTAGAGGTGCTGTCTATTTCTGATTTTGTCTTGTGTTTTGTTCTGTGAATGGAGAATTAATTTTCCCATGTATTGAGTTAGCCAGACTTAAAGATTTTGGTGAGGATTCCTTTCATGATTAGGatgcctctgaggttccttctgaaATTTTGTTCATCCTTGTTGGAGTTGTTCACCTGTAAAATATGCTTTTACTTTGACAGGTGTGGACACTGCAAGAAACTTGCTCCAGAATATGAAAAAGCTGCAAAAGAACTCAGTAAGCGTTCTCCACCCATTCCCTTGGCGAAAGTAGATGCCATAGAAGAAACCGACCTGGCCAAGAGGTTCGATGTCACTGGATACCCAACTCTGAAGATCTTTCGCAAGGGAAAAGCTTTTGATTACAATGGCCCACGAGAAAAATACGGTATTGACTTTTTCGCTAACACTATGCTGGGAGGAATAGCATCATTATTTGGGAGTTATCAGGAAGATGATGTGATGTTGATGTTATGTTTGTTCTTTGGCCTCaaagaagacatcagggaggtgatgccatgataagcacataaattggatttgaatgagagggtctatgctaagtcagcagcctccctttctcctctggagtcatctggatccagtggccagatatgaatcaggaagactggagatgactctggatgtgaggcaatcaggttatagtgacttgcccagggtcatatagatagtaaatgTCAAAGATTATATTCAGATCCCATCCttctgactacaaggccagtgttctacccactgagACACCTTAGCTGCATCAGGAAGAAAGCATTAGTTAAAATCTGCTTCTAAGAGTTGAAGCAAGAATAATCCAGAACAGAGGCCGGAGCTGTGAGTCTGGAAAGCAACAGTTGTTCTATTTCTTAGACCTGTTCTTTGATTTTAGGGATTGTGGACTACATGATCGAACAATCTGAACCTCCATCCAAAGAAATTCAGTCTGTAAAACAAGTCCAGGAATTCTTAAAGGATGGAAATGATGTCATTATTATTGGGATCTTCAAAGGAGCTGATGACCAAGCTTACCAGCTCTATCAGGAAACTGGTAAGTTGCATTTCCATGAGTGAGAAAGTGAATGACCTGTCCAGTGCGCTGGGGTTTGCTGCCATAGGGAGGGCATTTGTTTTGTTGTgtccaaattaaaaatattccctCAACCCCAGAACTCagttatatagtgctttgagTTTTAACAAATGCTTTCCCTACAAAAGCCTTATGAAATAAGAAGTATAGATAGATGCACTGGAAAAATGATCTAATTCATCCCTCTTCTTTCTTGATGAAATGATCCCtagagataaaatatttaaactcaTGAATAAGAAATGGTATCTAGATCATATACCATATTTTGATTATGTGGCCCATTTAAATCAAATCACCatcagtatttttgtatttgatttaaaATACCTCAATTGTGCCTTCCTCagtacttctttttctttaacttgtATGTGCCCAGAACTCTGCTTGTTCCATGACTGATAACCTGCCTGCAATGCCTTCTTCAAACCTACTTTTCCTGGACCTGTGATTAGAGCTTCCTAGTATTCCTTCTCTTAAATTTCTATGCCTTGACTATGTTTCAGGTGATGAGAAAATAGACTGAACTGATACACAAAGATACATCTAGCAGTTCTCCCCTCTAAATATCCACTGCTCTATTTTGTTGTAAGGACACAAAATTCCGTTCAAGTATGGGAGAGCAACATCAATAAGTGTGAGTGAAGGAGAGCTGTGTTAAGAAGCAACCCGGGATGAGGTCTTTGAGGTAGTGCTGCACCTCCGATTGCATGCAGCAAGTAGTATTAAAATCATTGTGGAGGGATCTAGAGATAGGGGACATTGCATTTCCtacctttctcattttatcctcatgataACCCTGTTTGGGGTAGGTGCTTCTAATATCCCTAATTGaaagatgcagaaactgaggctgagaatgAGTAGCCCAGAGTCCCAAAGTTAAGAAGTACTTAAGGCAGGATTTTTAACCTCCCCTTGACCAGTATACTGTAATTTAACTTTTAGTAAAGCCTTTTTAGGGGAGAAccaaattaatagaaatatttgCTACCAAATTTAAGAAGTCAAAACTGACCTATTAAAAAAGGCTCCCCATCAAGAGAACCAGAATTAGAAGCTTAACAATAGATAGCAAATACAGATAGTTACTTCATTTTACTTAGGATGCACAAGTTAAGTGTAAATTAAAtccccatttttttcattgacttgCTTTATCATTTAATTTGCTTTAACTCTTTATCATTGATTGTTGGTAATAACTAATACTTTCAACTTTAAGTTTCTCTTGGAAAGATGCTTTTGTGTTTTACAAGTACCAGCATTTAGGATCTAAATATTTTGACTGACTTCAGTCACAAATTCTAGAGATTCTTACTTATCCCTTCTTTCATTTCCCAGCGAACAACATGAGAGAAGATTACAAATTTCACCATACTTTCAACAATGAAGTTGCAAAATTCCTAAAAGTCTCTTCTGGAAAGTTGGTTGTGATGCAGCCAGAAAAATTTCAttctaaatatgaacaaaaaatcaATGTTTTAGACATTAAGGTGAGTGATATTTCCCAGGCATCTGAATAGAACTGAAAATTCATTTATTGTTAAGTAAGACACTGATTGTTGGGCAGTTCACTGTAATGATctggcttttttttctgtttaaaaagtgAGATGTCTTTCCCTGGCATGTCATCAGAACTGTATGTTCCAATCTGTGTTCCAGGAGTAAAGGCCAAAATTCAAAAGGTGTCCTTGGTATGAGATCTTCTTGAGCTGATAAATTGCAAACTTTGCCTgtcaatttgtttttattgtttactGGAAGACTTGGCATTAGATTTGAATTGTGTCCGAGTGTCAGTGGCTATTTCTGGAGGAATGACAGAACCCTGCTACTCCAGGGCAGTTGGCAAGACTAGAACTAAGTCAGCCaaagttaataattatttttgcCTGCCCTTGACACTCATAGGAGAAGTATTGACTTTTGCTACCCATACTTCTGGGATATTTCTTAGTGTTTCTTAACTTTCAGaaagtccccccccccaagttaGAATTTAGCTATCAGTCTGGACTTTGATAATGATAATTCATTTTTCTGTGATGCTGTACTTTACAAAGCACTTCCTTCACAGCCCTCTTGGTAGTTCTCTGTATGCATCAGTGTGGACAATCTCTTCACTTGTGTCACTCACAATCCTGTCATCTCCTGATAAGTAATGTTTGGAGGGTCCTTTCACTGGGTCAGGTTTGGTGGGGTGAGTCTCTTCTTTTTGAGAGAGGCTGGTTTTCACTTGGCAGATTCCCAGTCCACTGAAGGACCTGCCAGAACTTCTATTCTGCTGGTGTAGCCTTTAAAAACCCAAGATCATCTCCATGCTATAACTAGGCATCAGAGTAGGACTTCAGTGGAGGTACAATGGTACAAAGGCCAAAGAGAGTTTTTGCATTTTGTATGCCAAGAGACCTTTCTGTTTAATCATCTAGCAAATTAATGTAAGTGAATTATCTTCTAATTGAACTTTTTCTCACTATTGATCTATTTCTTTTTGATTGAAACAAAAGTTGGGAAACTTAAAATAAATCTAGAATAGCATTGTGGTCTTGAAGATAGAGAGTTGGACTTAGGATGAATCCTCCCCTGGTACTAACTGAGCAATCATGATTCCTTCTGTCAAACTTTGGGGGAGGACATGGGCAAGAGTTTAGTGGGAAGGGCAGGTGTGGATAGGATATGATCTACTTTGTTGGAAGTAAATAAGATCACAATTTCTTGAGCTGATAAACTGCAAACTTTGCCTGTCTGTTTTTATTGTTTACTTACTTTacaggttcaaatgaaataagttatttaaaaaacccttttGTTAAGACTTTTTCAGTTGGATTCAGTTGGATTCAATGACTctattgaaattttcttggcaaagatactttaccatttccttctccagctcattttacagataaggaaactgaggcaaacaggttaagtgacttgcccaggatcacacaataaatgtctgaggccagatttgaattcaagtgttcctgactccaggcttggtatTCTTATCTACTGAGTTGCCTAGATCGCCATTGAAAAAATCCTTGGCAAACATTAAAACTCCTTGTAATtgtctgttcttttcttttttatttctacaaTTTTCAAGGAAATCCAAATAGATCTTAAGAGATTTGGAGGATTTGGAGTAGTGATATCTATTAAAAACATTGTGCTTAAGTTTTTATGAATTAATAGGTCATTGTGAACTATATTTCTGTCATAATGGTCCAATTCCAAtacaatatatgtgtgtgtgtgcatatgtgagTATTTTTACAGCATGTTTATCTGTATATGTTTGCCTTACTAAGTATTTGGAAGGTACTAAGtttttaatttgtagaatttGTAGATAATCATAATTTATCACTAAGACCAGACTTTTTCAGGACAAGTCTTCTGTAGTTTTTGGCAATAGTGACCTGGTGCTGAATTCTAGcaaaaaaatttcccttttccACAAATATTCCCTTTAATCAGCACATACTTCATATCAGCCTTGACAATTGCTTCATGAAGTGATGTCTGCTTATTCCAAATTGGGAAAGACCTAACtgtaaaaagaccaaggtctccactgtatccagggctatttccatttgtcctgatccatatctggccctgtatgattatttttttcattatccaAAGTACTTTGTGCTCACACATCCAATTAGCCTACAAATAAGAGTTGTGCGTTTTTTCACTCTTTGGTAATAGAGATGCAGTGCCTTCTCTTAAGAAGAGCTACATGGGGATGGCTAGATGgcgctgtggataaagcaccgaccctggagacaggagtacctgggttcaaattcggtctcagatacttaataattacctagctgtgtggccttgggcaaaccacttaacccttgcccccccaaaaaaaacccctaaaaaaaagggCTACATGTATACCTGGTAAAATACCTTACTAATAATTCACAGTTCACTGTGAAGCACTTAAGCCAATACCAGCAAGGCTTTTAGTCACCTTGTATTTATATTGTGTTTGAACGTTGTTTCTTGTTTGACCCAACTTGGATGACCAGAAATGTTCCACACCCTACTTCAGGGGATTCTCTCTTGCCCCTGATTTCTTTACTTGTCAAGCTTCTCTATTAAGATGTTAGAAAgttgattttgttctttcttgcTGCTTTGACTTTTTGTATTGACTTGACTTTTGTTTTCAGATTTGCTGATTAAAGGAATCATGGATTTCTCATTACACTTTTTGCAGGATTCTTTTTTggcatatttattttttgttgccttttattGGACAACATGGCATTCAAATTTTCTACTATATGTTCCAGCTAGATAATTGATGTGATCAGTTGCAATTTGTAATATTGCTGTAATCATCCAATTTGCTTTGCCTCAGATCTTTAATTGTTTTAAGTTGCTTCTGGCATTGTGGCATTCTGTTAAGTAGTAttcaccctttttttttaaaggtaatggggttgggggcggctaggtggcgcagtggataaagcaccagccctggagtcaggaggacctgggttcaaatctggtctcagacacttaataattgcctagctgtgtggccttgggcaagccacttaatgccatctgccttgcaaaaaagaaaaaaactaaaaaaaaaggtaatggggttaagtggcttgcccaaggtcatacaactaggcaattattaagtgtctgagacctaatttgaactcaggtcctcctgactccagggccagtgctctatccactgtaccacctagttgcaccTTAATTTCTATTCTTGAGAGTATTTCTTGATAGTTCTATActttatgctatttttttttgttcgtttgttttggtttttgcaaggcaataggattaagtgacttgtccaatgtcgtgcaactaagtaattattaagtgtctgcggtcacatttgaactcagatcctcctgactccagggccagtgctctattcactgcaccaccaaacTGCCCTTCTATGGTTCTTACTGTGGCAGTAACTGACCCATAAACTGCTGTCTACTGATTGGGTCCATaccattaaactaaaaaaaaaaaaaagactttttgtaATTCTAATATAAGCATACCCAGCTacttttcagaataatttaaGACTTctgtgccatttttttttttgtccgcTGTTTTTCTTCCTTGGTATAATTCCTAGTGTTTGTCTTACATGAAGACTTTGACTGAACTCAAGGTCCTCAACTTCCTTTAGATTTTAGTACTTCCTCTATTGATCTCTTATTTTAGATGCAAATTAATAATGACTGAATGCCTGATGATGTCATTAATAGAAATAATGGCTTGGATCTAGGCATCTCAGGAATTTTAACCCATTCCCATTGAGTTGAGTTTAATTTTAGAGCTTAAAGAGACTTAAAGATCACTTTCCTTTGAAGAATCTGTGTGGAATCCAACTGTTCATTAACTTGGTAATAGTTATATTGTAAGTGTGGTCCCTATGCTTGTTACCTTGGGTAGTTTTTCCTAGTAGTAAAGTCGTTTAGAGCAAGCAGTTTTTTATTACAATCACCCCTTTCTCTGTCCTTTGTTGACTGAGAATTCTGTTAGAATGATGAAATCTGAATGTTCCTTTCAAACAATTCCCTTTTTCTGTTATATTGCACTTCATATCATGTCTTATTTGGTTGAAACAGGAATCCACTGAAGGAACTGCCATCAAGGATCATGTGGTGAAGCATGCAGTACCATTAGTTGGTCATAGAACAGCTTCCAATGATGCCAAGAGATATGCTAAACGTCCTCTGGTGGTTGTCTATTATACTGTGGACTTCAGTTTTGACTACAGAGTTGGTAAGTAAGGATATTTGTCCCTCACATCACCCATTTAATTACTTTAAAACTTTCTTCCAAGGTATTTGAAGGTTGATGACCTTTGTGGGAGTGACTAGAGCTCTGGCTCATAATTTTTTCAGCAGATATGTTTTTTGTTGTGACATTCCACACCTTCAGAATCTCTCTTCCTTATGCCTTTTCTATCTTgcttaattatttgttttattcacCCCAGAAATCATCCTTCATAGACTAGGATCAAAATCATATTACTGAAAAACACCATAGgacttttttgcagatgaggaaagtcttggaagtgacttgccccaagcaCAGGGACATTCAGCCAGAGCTAGTGGCAGAAAGCCTAGACTAGAAGCCAGATCCACTTGAGCTCAGTGCTCAAGTCAGTTTTAATACATGCATGGTTCTCATTAGACTTAATCAAGATGTGAAtttacagggtggctaggtgacacagtagatagagcaatggccctggagtcaggagtacctgagttcaaatgtggcctcggacacttaataattacctacctgtgtggccttgggcaagccacttaaccccatttgccttgcaaaaacctaaaaaaaaaatgtgaatttactTAATCTCCTTTGAAAagtgtagatttttaaaattattaacttaaaaatcACCTGTgaatcaaaataattataatccACAAAGAATCAGCAAGTTATATAGGAAacaatgaattttgttatatacaatttttttagacatatattaaattaaacaattGTCTTTCATGTccccttctgatttttttttcctccatatttttaaggctttttttgggagaggggtctctttttacttttaaaagtatagTTAAACTTTTTTCTAGCAACATTGTATAGAAAATTCAAAAGTTGTTGTTTCATTGGCATATGCATATTCTAAGCAAAATCTTAAGCATCTCTTAAAGCTTGAACTAAATTAATTGCCATGTTTTCTGATTGGTTTTAGCCACTCAGTACTGGAGGAACAAGGTCTTGGAAGTTGCTAAGGATTTCCCTGAATatacctttgccattgctgatgagGATGACTACTCTTCTGAAGTGAAGGACTTGGGACTTAGCGACAGTGGTGAAGAGATCAATGTAGCTATCCTAGCTGAGGGTGGCAAGAAATACGCCATGGAACCAGAGGAGTTTGATTCCGATACTCTAAGAGACTTTGTATTGGCCTTCAAAAAAGGTGAATTCTCAGGGATGGCATGGGtgaaatcttagaggtcattggAGTTTTTAGAAACCAGACCCCCCTTAATTCTTTTATCTATTCTATGTGAAGTAAAATCTGGGAGGTCTTTGATACTGATTAGTTATTGTATACTACTGTCCCATCttactcccttttttcttcctgagGTCAGAGACTTGAGGCAGCACCTTCATTTTCTTGCAGGGGAAGAAATGAGCATGACCTCAGGTTCCCCTGAGCAtggaaaacaaaactaaagcCAAAGAAAGCAGCAGCAATTAGAACAAAAGCTGCTGTGTAACCCACAGCAAATGTATGACACATAATATAgtagggtttaataaatgtttattgaattatgtGGCAGCAGCCTGAGCTTCCCCTCAAGGATTACCATAATCAAGGACTGATTGAGTCTccattatatttttccctttggtaATGCATATGCATTAGTCTTTTCTTAATCTTACTTTAAAATGTAAGATTGattatccattttatagttaTAATTATTCATGCATAGAATCCAATAAAAAGTccaaaaacaaataagcaaaaaggCCTCTGAGCACATCAAATAGATGTAATAAAAGCCAACACTaggaacaaaaccaaaaaaactatctttgtgctttgttttttaaagtaatttttattttttgttactcTGAACCTAACACACCAATAAGCATGAATATACAAATATTAGATTAAGAAAAGGATTATATatgaaagttatatttttatacaatttcCTTTCATGCACATTAGGCATCGAAAAGCCCTTTAGTTCCATCACTTAGTCTTTTTTACTGTTGTTTAAGCTTGTTAGAACAGTATGTGATTTACTTTTGTCTATGGGGACAAGATTGAATAAGGGCAGGAATTCTATTTTCTACTGTCAGCTAATGATTGTCAGTGACAAAttaaaagaagcagaaaataGCAGTAAGCCTCTAAGAAGATTCAGTGTGATGTGTTTTTTAAAAGACTGGAGTTCCTTGAAGCcatccaaaatttttaaaataaaacacatttagTTGTTTATATATGCCATGAAAACTCACTCAATATGGAACCCTGGTCCCCAGTAGAACTGTGTAAATGAAGCAGGTCAAGAAACATTCTTCTCACCAAATAGGTCTATCCAGACAGCTGTATTAAGGCAGACAGTTTACATATTCTTCATTGTCTTCATTTAACCCTACCTTCTAATAGTAGAGTTACCAGTCCTGGTCAATCTGTGGACCTACTGTCCTCTAATTCAGATGTTGGAATGAATTTGATATCCTTTAAGGAGTTAATGAGATACCTTTCTAAGGAATATTTATGTTTTAAAGGGGAGGGGTTGGGTCTTTAGACTTGTTCCCTTAACTTCTTGAATGGATTATCAAGGACAGACTCCTAACAGTCTTGGCATAGTAGTTTCAGGTGGGCTTATGGGAACTCAGGGTTAGAAGAGACATCAGAAGCAGACATACTATACTGCATTGCCTTGGTCAGCTATAAATAAACTTAGTCATGCTTGCCAAGTTGAGAAGCTTCTCCATTTGGGAACTCCTCCATTTCACTGCAATCAGTGGGATTTACAGAATACtgatcatttctctctttttccctgtAGGAAAACTAAAGGCAGTCATCAAATCTCAGCCTGTGCCCAAAAACAACAAAGGGCCTGTAACAGTTGTAGTGGGTAAGACATTTGACTCTATAGTGATGGACCCCAAAGCAGATGTCCTCATTGAGTTCTACGCCCCGTGGTGTGGACACTGTAAGCAGCTAGAACCTATTTACACTGAATTGGGGAAGAAGTACAAGCATCAGAAAAACCTGGTCATAGCAAAGATGGATGCCACTGCCAATGATGTGACCAATGACCACTACAAGGTAGAAGGTTTCCCTACCATCTACTTTGCTCCTCGCACTGACAAAAATAATCCCATTAAATttgaaaaaggggagagagatttGGAGCACTTGAGTGCATTTATAGAAGATCACAGCACCAAACTGAGCAGAACCAAAGAAGAACTTTAAAGGccaagaagaggaaaggaaaggccATGGATACACTGTAGTTTTCCAATGAAAGGTTGCTAAATGGGGAACCAAATGAGCCTTATGGGCAAAAAGGGGTTTGGGTGTTAAAGCAGTTGcagtatctgattttttttttatttcacattgTGTTACAGACATGGAACTGACATAAATGCCTCATAATAGTATGGTTCAGATATTTAAGGAAAATACAtctatttttgtcattatttgggcttgattattttcttttttttaaccttctacTCCTTTTAATATTTCACCAACCCTCAAGCAGTTAAGTTTCTATGTGTggatgtggtttttttttttaatttaaattttaaaaaagaaaaaaaatctttgccaaATCACTTtgatattttgactttttatttttaatcatcgTCTGAAAGTGTATATTTTATAGTGAACTTAGttgttatatttcttatttttcttttatttcaaaaactgatcatgtaaaAATTGGCTGTTAAGAGCATGTGCTGCAGATCAGAGTCATCACACAACTGACTTCCTAGCCCACCCAAGGATGATAGTATTTGCCAGTTCCTTTTCTGCCTGAGACAATAAGGATCATG
It includes:
- the PDIA4 gene encoding protein disulfide-isomerase A4, encoding MRLRTARLLLLLLGLAQLLVLASAEAAEDSFVKGDAIDEEEEEEDYDEDEEDDSEVKEDNGVLVLNDDNFDTFVVDKDTVLLEFYAPWCGHCKQFAPVYEKIAKTLQENDPPIPVAKIDATAASTLASRYDVGGYPTIKILKKGQVVDYDGPRTEDDIVAKVKEVSQPNWTPPPEVTLVLTKDNFDEVVNDADIILVEFYAPWCGHCKKLAPEYEKAAKELSKRSPPIPLAKVDAIEETDLAKRFDVTGYPTLKIFRKGKAFDYNGPREKYGIVDYMIEQSEPPSKEIQSVKQVQEFLKDGNDVIIIGIFKGADDQAYQLYQETANNMREDYKFHHTFNNEVAKFLKVSSGKLVVMQPEKFHSKYEQKINVLDIKESTEGTAIKDHVVKHAVPLVGHRTASNDAKRYAKRPLVVVYYTVDFSFDYRVATQYWRNKVLEVAKDFPEYTFAIADEDDYSSEVKDLGLSDSGEEINVAILAEGGKKYAMEPEEFDSDTLRDFVLAFKKGKLKAVIKSQPVPKNNKGPVTVVVGKTFDSIVMDPKADVLIEFYAPWCGHCKQLEPIYTELGKKYKHQKNLVIAKMDATANDVTNDHYKVEGFPTIYFAPRTDKNNPIKFEKGERDLEHLSAFIEDHSTKLSRTKEEL